In Candidatus Electrothrix scaldis, the genomic window GGTTTTCCTCGACCAGCTCTACAGTTTCCCGCTGAAGACGGACCTGTTCACGAGCCGCACTTAAACGGACTATAGCCTGCTGCACCTCGCGGGCAATGCTATTGCGCAATTCGGTATAAGAATACTTTGCCTCTCTCTTAGCTTCACGGGCCTCAAGAACAGCCGCATCCACAGCCCCGCCGGAGTAGAGATTCCAGCTCAGACTGACGCCAAGGTATGCGCCAAAGTCTTCGCCCACAGGGGCTAAACCATCTGTAGTGCTTCCTTCAAGCTGACTGATCAACTGGACCGTAGGCCAGTCCCCGGCCTTGGCCTGTTCAACACTGGAGTTTGCCCCTTTGATCTGCATATCCAAGGACAGAAGATCAGGTCGTGCCTGTAATGCCTCTGTAACGAGTTTATCCTTATCAGCCAAGGACTCTCCCACAGAGATATCACAGTCCTTATCCAGCTCTGCCAGCTTTACCGTTTCCGGTAGAACAGAATCGGCAAGCCCCAGAAGGGCTGCCAAGGCATAGCGAGCAGCCTTATAATCTCTTTCACTGGTCAGTAAACTATTTTTCGCTGAATTGAGCTGCACCTTAATATTCAGAACATCGCTCAATGAGCCACTGCCTACCTCAAGACGACTTTCCGTGTCCTCTAATTGCTGCTCATAAAAGGCCTTATTGGCAGTGCCAATCTCAATGGCAGCCAAGGCCTGTTGCGCTGCAAAAAAGGCATCCGCAACAGCAGACACCAAAAGGCGCTGGGTATTTCTTTTACTCGCCCCTGAGGACTGCACACCGTACTGCGCCTGTTCCTGCTGAAACTTCCGGGCGTATCCATCAAAAACAGTCCATGATGCCTGCAAAGTCAAAGAACCAGCTTCGTAGTTCTGGTCAGCTGAGGCATCCGAGAGAACGACCGAGTCATAGGTACTATCAGGATACCACCCAAGTCCAGTTGCAGCGCTGGCATCGACACTGGGTTTATCGGCAGCCACAGCCTGTTGCAAAGCAGCCTTAGCCTGTTGCAAGCGGGCCTGGGCCACTCCTATTCCGGGATTATCATGCAAGGCTATTCGCTGTGCTGTTTCTAAATCCAACAGCTCAACTTCTGTCAGGTCGTAGCCCTCGGCTTTTTTCTTCTCTTTTCCCTCTACGGCAGTGACCATCAGCAGGAAAAGAACAATAAAGACAAATATGCTCTGTTTCACAAGGTATCCTTATATACTATGAAAAGGAAGAACTTCAACACGCTCCTATTTGAAGGGATCACAATGTGTCCCTCCTCACATTTTTCACCTATTGAAACACTGTCATAAATATTTTGCAAAATGTTTATTCCGCTCGACTTCCACTCCAGAAGAACTATGACTTTTATCTGTCTCTATCGCATCCCTCAATAATCGGAAGAATCCCCCCTGACGCAAACCTCTCATTCAAATAAAAAAACATCCTATTTTTCAACGATAAGATTCTTCAAAGAACAGTCTTGCAAGCAGCCATAAAAAAATTACACCTTGCTAAAGAAAAAAGGCAATGCTATGTTTAGCATGTTATTTCATAGAGATATTAGCCACTGATTCAGATTCCACACTCTTATACGCCCATCTCTCATAATACGCATGTTTTTCAGAGTATTTTTTTCAATCCTGGAGAAAAAATATTTTCCCGTGAGATACCACTCCAGAGCATCCCGGCAGATTTTCTGCATCATTTTTTTCATCATTTTTCCCGTAAGTGTGCATGCACTTTCGCTGACTGTTGATGTACGAGGAGTCAGTGGAAAGGAACATGAAAATATCATGGCGAGTATGAAGATAGCCCTTCAGCAGGAAAATCCAGACCTGACCCTCCGCCACCTTCGCAGACTGCACAAATCCGCCCCTAAAGAGATTGCCAAGGCATTGGCACCCCTGGGCTATTATTCCGTCGAGGTGCAAGACGGAGGTTCTTTAAGTAAGAATGAAAGGGGCTGGCATGCGGTCTACGAGGTCAATCCAGGTCCTCCTGTACATATTGACCAGATACATATCGAAGTAACAGGACCTGGAGCTGAAGAAGAATTCTTCCAGCATCTCAAACAAAAGTTTCCCCTGAAAGAAGGAGAACACCTCAAAGATGCCAAATACGAACAAGGGAAGAAACACATCCTGGCAACGGCCCTGAGCAACGGCTATATCAAGGCCGGTTTCACCACCAGCAAGATCCTTGTTCATAAAAAAGAACAGCGGGCCGAAATAGAGCTCCACCTTGCCACAGGCCCCCTCTTCTTTTTTGGCAACACGACCAGTGTGCAGGATATTATTATGCCGGACATGCTGCGTCGCTATCTCCCCTACAAACAAGGCGATGTTTACTCACTCAAGGCGCTGAATCAACTTCAGTCAGACCTTTATGCCACAGGGTATTTCAGCCAGGTTTTTGTGGAACCCCAGTACCCGGGGGGAGAAGATGAAAATCAGGAAATCCCTATTGAAGTCGAGCTAAGACCGGGTAAAACAAACCGCTACAGCCTCGGCATCGGCTATGGTACAGATACCGGAGCCAGAGGAAATATCGGTTGGAAGAACCGAATGATTAATCGGCACGGCCACAAACCTGAATTCAATATCCAGTTAGCTGAAAACGGCAGCCGAGCTAATGCAGGGTATGAAATCCCGGTCTTTGACCTCCGCTACGATTCGGTGAATTTCGACACAGTTTTTTTTGATGAAACCTGGGATGACACCTGGACGAAGCAGCTTTCCATCAGCAGCTCAGTTAACCATAACGCGCCCAAGCATCAATACGGTGTTGGTTTGGAGTACCTGCATGAAAATTACACGGTTGGTGCCACCAGCGGATCGGCAAACCTACTTATCCCCAGTGGTTATTTCACCTTCATCTGGGCCGAGGATCGAGTCAAAACAGAACATGGTCTTCGCCTGAGCGCCAGCCTGAAGGGAGGAAACACCAACCTCCTGTCCAGCACCAGTTTTCTTCAGGCCCGGGCCAGCGGTAAGGTTATCCTCACAACACCGTGGAAAGACTGGCGCCTGCTCGGCAGATTATCAGTGGGTGCAATCATGATGGAATCCATTAACGAACTGCCTCCTTCCCTCCGCTTTTATGCAGGTGGAGATCATTCCGTACGTGGCTACGGGTATAAAGAGCTGGGACCGATGGATTCCTCGGGAAAGATTGTTGGTGGGCAATATCTGACAGAATCCAGCATTGAAATTGAACGAAAGCTGACTCAAACCTGGAGCGCAGCAGCCTTCTATGATTTAGGAAATGCCTACGATGACATTGACGCGGACCTTCAGGCCGGGACAGGTATCGGGGTACGAATGAATCTCCCCTTTGGTCAGGTGCGGCTGGATGTCGCCTGCGCTCTCTCAGATGCAGACTACCCTCTGCGCATTCATCTGACCATCGGAGCTGACCTCTAAGAGAGGTATCGCCCTCTCTTCACAGGAGGCTGTTTTCAAAATCCTATAGAAAAGGGCTAATATCCCCTTTACCTTCACGGAGAATTTCCGGCTGCTCTGTAAGCAGAGAAATAACAGTTGAGGGATTAGGAAACACCTCTCCTCCATCAATAATCAGGTCCACATCATTCCCAAAGAGCTCTTCAACGTCAAAGGCATCGATAACGGGTTCAACGTGCTCTTCCAGTATGGCACTGCTATTCAAAAGAGGATTACCAAATTCTTCAATCACTGCTAAACAAATAGGTGAATCCGGCACCCTGATACCAACGGTTTTCTGTTTGGTCAGCATAATTTTCGGTACCAGTTTAGAACCTGGCAAGACTAGAGTATAGGGTCCTGGGAGATGTTTCCGCATCAGGCGATAGGAGGTATTCCCTACATGCGCATACTCGCTGATATTTTTCAAAGATGAACACATAAAGGAGAAAGGCTTCTGCTTAGGACGTTTTTTGACCTGATGGACCCGCTTGACCGCCTTTTGATTAAAAATATCACAGCCAATACCGTACATGGTATCAGTGGGATAACAGACAACACCTCCTTTACGCAACGTATCAACCACCATACTAATAAGACGGGGTTGGGGGTTATATGGATTAATCTCAATACGTTTTGCCATGTCTTTTCAGAAACTCCCACGAAATGAAGTAGTCTTTCGTTCTTTAGAACTTGTACAACCTGCGTGCTCGCCATGCTGATTTAAAAAGAGCCGATTGTACACAGAAATGTGGCATCAGACAAGTATCCTGCCTCTCTTTTCTTTTTTTTCTTTCCCTCTCGAACGCTCCTGACATTTTACGACACCCAGTGCCCTATTTTGTTTTTCCGATCATGAACAGCCTCTTTCCTTAGATTTTCTCCCCCACATTCTTTATCCTCCTCAGAAACCTACGAGACCAGCAAACTCTCCTTAAAAATTAAGGAGAAGAATTCGACTTGTTGTACTATAAAAAATACGGTATGATTTTTTATACTCTTCTATCTTTCCAGCAAAAGAAGCTGGCGCATATTTTGCATATATCAATCATAAAATAGACTCGCCCCCTCTATATCAATATTAAGAGAGATTAGGCCGACGTCATATTTCGTTGATCCTCCCCAAAAGGGAGGGATGGGGACCCATACTGTTTCTCGTGCAAGACACGTCGAACCTTCAACCTTATTTCAACAACATGGCCTCAGAAAAAGACCAACTTGTCCGCGATTTCGAAGAAATCAACAAGCTCCTGGCCCAATATCCGCAAATCCATATCGAAAAGACGGAAGGAAGCCCTCCTGCGACCTACGAAATAAGCTATCAGCTTAAAGGGTTGACACGTCAGAAAGACGGTCGTATCGACCAAGCAGATCGACACCTCTTACGCATCAATCTTCCATTCGGCTATCCTCACTTTCCGCCCACCGTCAAACCGCTAACACCGCTTTTTCACCCTGACATTGATCCTGATGCTGTACGCATAGCCTCCCATTGGCAACAACATCCCTCTTTGGCGCAACTTGTGCTCCATATTGGAGAAATGATTTGTGCCCATCAGTACACTCTGGAAGAACCATTTAATCAAGAGGCAGCGGATTGGTATAGTGAACACACAAAGGACTTCCCTTTAGATGAAATTCAGCAGGGTGATGCTGATTTTCAGGTAGGTGAGCTTTCTATGGAGGGAGGAGAGGATGAGCTTAGCTTCGGTCTGGAACTCGATATCCCGGAGCAGAAGCAAGAAGAGCAACAAGATGATTTTGACCTAAATCTGGAGATAAAAGATACCCCAGAAGAAGATGTCAACGCTCAATTAGAAGAGGTCCAATATCATATCGACAGAAACGAGGTCGTCACTGCGAGCAAACTTCTTGCAGACCTCTCCTCATCTTCGCCAGAAGCGCAAAACCTGAAAAAAACCGTTTCTACAGCGCTTGCCAATAGAGATAAACTTCTCAGAAAGATAGAAGAACTGGAGAATGAAGATAGATTTGCTGATGCTTATAAGATTTTTAAAAAAGTACAGGCAATCGCTGTCGACACTCCGGCCTTGTCTGATATCGGGCAACGGCTGCAACAATCCCAGGCCATGCTGGATGCCTTTGCTCAGCCAAAGCAAAAGCAAAAAACGGATGAGCAGAAATCTCTCCCAACCGATCTTCCACCAAATCAGAACGGTGGAAAAAAGAAAAAAAAGACTCCCCCCCCGCCTCCAAACAGCACGCAACAGGGAGCTCCTCCAAAAGCACCAAAACCCAGCAGACCGCCCATTGAAATTCCGATCAAGCCTATCCTGATCGGCCTTACTCTTCTCGCTCTCGGAGGAGGTGCCACCTTCCTCTACACCAGCGAGATGGACAAGATGATAGAGATAGAACGCAAGTGGATTGAAATCAAATATCAACGTCCCCATACTCCTGATCAATTCAAACAAAAGCACATTCAAGCCGAGCAACTTCTCATCACCCTCAAATCGGTCCACCTTCCTGGTCTTGGCAAGGAAAAGCTGGAGACAGAAATCCTTGATCTGATTAACTCGCCTGAATTGAAAAAAGGAGAATCAGGAGATAAGGAATACAAAGGTGTTCCTCTCCCAGCTCCACTCATCAAGAAATTGATACCCATTGACGAGAACATAGTTAAAGCTGCCAAGGCTGCCGAAAAAAAAAGATTTTCTACGGCTTTATCCCTGTATCAAGATGCACTTACGCTCGCAGAAAATGCCAAACCAAGCCCTTTGGACCCTCAATTTGAGATAATGAGCAAGGAGCTGGATAAACGAACCCAAGATATCAAGGCAAGGCTCGCCAAGGTTCGTGAACAAAAACAGAAGGAAAAACGGCTTGAAAAACGTCAACAGGCCGAAAAAAAACTCATCCAAAGTCTTCTTTTTTTTGAAGAGCTTAAAAAAAAGAATAATTCTTCAGAAGAAGGATTGAATATATACGAGCTATGGAAGGAATGCACCAAGCGATTGATGCAGGCGGAACAGCTCCTCAACGATAATCCAGAAATCAACTCCCAGAAACGACAAGAAAAAATAAAAACTTTCCTTGCCTATTCACGCCTTTACCAATATCTTGAAGCAGCCCGAGCTGCTTACGAGCAAGGTGATTTTGCTAAGGCAATTGAAAAATATCAAAGCGCCTTGGATCTGCTTGATGAAGAACGTGTACTCTTTGATACATTTTATAAGGAGGCCAGCAAGATAAGAAAAACTATTCTTATGCTGAATATCAGCATAGAACTAAGAAAAGCTGTTGAGGAAGAGAATCAAAACAATCTGAAGAGCGCTTTAACCTCTTATAAGAAAATCTTAAAAATCATCCGTACATCTGAAGTGGAAAAAGATGATACGCTGAAAAAGCTGGAGCGGTATATTCGATCAAAAATCGATGAACAAAGCCTTAAGGCAGCCAAGAGTAGTAATCAAGAATGGTGGCAAAAAAATTACGAACGTATCTTTACAAAAGAGTTCCCCTCTATTCGCCCCTCTCTCTTAAGCAAGCCGAGAATTGAGTTCGTCAAAATAGAACATGGGCGATTACTGTACATCATCCGCTGCTCAGAGAGAGGAATAGGTTTTGAACTCACCTACCAGTATAATCTGGCAACTGGCAAATGGAGCCCTTACCGAGAGAAACTATGAGTGGTGATGGTTATGCCCGTCACCATGACTATGTCCATGACAGTGATCATGCTTACGCGAACAGTGATGATGGTGCCCACCACCTGGCGCATCCAGAGATCCACCTGCCTTTTCCAGGGCCTCTTCAAGGCTGTTTTGCGCCTTCTGCAAAGACTGGACAGCCTCAGCAAGCAGTTGGGCGACTTCAGGCGAATCGCTGCTCAATTTATCGACCCATTGAGCAAATTCCTTCCCATGCCCTTGATTATGATCAATCCAATGCGGCAGCATAACACGTAATTTATCAAGATCATTCATTGTGGACATCTCAAACTCCTTTATGTAGACATTTCTCGTTTTATTCTTGTTTCACCTTCTTCATAATGCACCCCTTCTGCGAGACGGGAGCACCCACCGCGCTACGCTCTCTATCCAGCACAGCTCTTTGGCATCAGGCTTCATCGGGAAGATCTGGCGCCAGCACCACAGAGCCCCCCAGAAAATCAATCCGCTTGATTGAGGCATGAGCAACGGTCATCGGTTCCTCAAAATAGGTCCGAAGAATTATTCCCTGCTGAGTCACCTCAAGGCCAGTCACTCCCTCCATCAAGGTTTCCTGCGTTCCCTCTCGCTCCATCACTGCATTTAGCTGACACATTATTTCACTCGCTATGCTTGGTTGCTCTCGATTAATCGTATTTATTGCATCGTGTTCTTCCCCACCAACGCCCCTTTCGCCCCTCTCTTCCTGTTGGACCAAGAACACGCTATCTTACTTATAAGATTAAATAAGAAAGCGAAATTCGCCCTTTCCTAAAAGATCGTGCAGATGAAGAATCCCTTCTACCTCATGCTCCCTTCCTACCACAGCCAGCACAGTAATATCCTTACTCTGCATGAGGCTGAGGGCATCAGCGGCCATAAGCTCCCCGGAAATAGTAATAGGCTGTTTGGTCATAACCTCAGTGAGCTTTTTCCTGTTCTTCCCAGCTTCCGCTTCGCCTTTCAACCATCTCTCTTCAAGGAGATAACGTCTCAGGTCACCATCGGTAATAATGCCGCATAATGTCCTGTTTCCCTCAATAACCAAAACAGCCCCGATATTTTTCGTGTTCAATTCGGCTATGGCTTGCTCCAGGCTGTCTTCTTTTTTGATCATCGGTATCTTATCACCAGAGAGCATAACCTCACGGACAGCCACCTTCAAGCGCTCTCCCAAGCTGCCCCCAGGATGATTACGACGAAAATCTTCTGCTCTAAATTGCTTCCGCTGGAGAAGGGCAACAGCCAAGGCATCGCCCAAGGCAAGGGTAGCCGTGGTGGAGGTAGTCGGAGCTAGTCCCAGGGGACAGGCCTCCCGAGGCACCGCAACATTGAGGGTAACAGCTGCTGCTTTGGCCAAAGTCGAATTGCTGTTCCCGGTCATGGCGATGATCTGCACGGAACGATTTTTCAGGCTTTCCAGTAAGAGATTCAGCTCCGCAGTCTCACCAGAATAGGAAATAGCCAAAACAACATCTGTGGAACTGAGCATCCCCAGGTCCCCGTGCATGGCTTCCACCGGGTGGAGAAAAAATGAAGGGGTACCGGTCGAATTCAGGGTGGCAGAAATTTTCTGCCCTACCAGGCCGGACTTACCGATTCCACTGATTACCAGCCGAGTCGGGCAACCCATAATCAGGTCTACGGCCCGGACAAATTCCTCGCCCAATGCATCACGGACAGCGGTAATACCTTCTGCCTCTACTGTCAGCACCTCCCTGGCCTGCTCGACTGTCATTCCGTCCCTCCTAGATCAACCACAATGCGCCCTGTCGTCTTGCCCGCAAGCATATCTTCCACAAAATGGGTCAGCTGATCAAGTGTAATGCGGGTGGTCAGACCATCAAGAATATTGAGACGCCAACCATCAGCAAGGTCCTGCCAGATCTCCTCCCGGCGAATCATGGGGCAGCTGGCTGAATCAATACCGATGAGACAAACAGAGCGCAGAATAAAGGGATACACGGTCAGAGAAAGATCACCTGAGGCCGCATTACCACAAGAGGTCACGATACCGCCATACCGGGTAGCCTTAATAGCACCGGCGAGAACATCTCCACCAACCGTATCAACCACACCTGCCCAGCGTTCACGTAACAACGCTGCATTGGCGCGCCCAATCGCCTGTTTTCGTGTCAGAACATCTTGCGCTCCCAGCTTCTGCAAAAAAGCATGCTCGCTTTCCTTGCCTGTCACCGCAGCGACCTGGAACCCAAGTTTACTGAGCAGGGCCACAGCTGTTGAGCCCACACCACCAGTGGCACCGGTCACCAACACAGGTCCTTGGTCCGGGCGCACCCCAAGGGAGATCAAACGTTCAACACACTGGGCTGCGGTAAAACCAGCTGTCCCGATTTGCATTGCCTCGTACAGAGACAAACCGGTCGGTTTAGCAAGGACCCAATCATTGGGAACAGAAACATATTCAGCAAAACCGCCAGGGGTGTTCATACCGAGATCATATCCCATACAGATAACCTCGTCTCCCAAGCTAAACTGACCTGTTGTCGAGGCTGCCACTACTCCTGCGGCATCAATTCCCGGAGTATGGGGATAATTCTTAGTCACCCCCCGGTTGCCATTGGCAGACAAAGCATCCTTATAATTCAGAGAGGAAAAGTGAACCCGAATCAAAACCTCACCAGGAGGAAGTTCGCTCATAACACGTTCCTCCACTGCCCTGTGGATTTTTTTCTCTGCATCCTCCCGGACAACCAAGGCTTTAAATCTTTTTTCTTCCATATATACGTCCTTCTCTTTTCTGCCTCTTCTCTCTTTTTCAAGACACTGGTTTCACCGGATTCAAGTCACCGGCAAGCACTTGATGCTCAATCCCTTGAGTATCAACTATAATATATTGTCCGTCCGGGGCAAGCCCTATCCCTGTTGCAGGGATTTCTTCCTCATGTCGGAGATAGCGCAACGCCCTGCCCTTGAGATAATCAAATGTACGCCAGTCTGCAAGCAGCTCTT contains:
- a CDS encoding TolC family protein, producing the protein MKQSIFVFIVLFLLMVTAVEGKEKKKAEGYDLTEVELLDLETAQRIALHDNPGIGVAQARLQQAKAALQQAVAADKPSVDASAATGLGWYPDSTYDSVVLSDASADQNYEAGSLTLQASWTVFDGYARKFQQEQAQYGVQSSGASKRNTQRLLVSAVADAFFAAQQALAAIEIGTANKAFYEQQLEDTESRLEVGSGSLSDVLNIKVQLNSAKNSLLTSERDYKAARYALAALLGLADSVLPETVKLAELDKDCDISVGESLADKDKLVTEALQARPDLLSLDMQIKGANSSVEQAKAGDWPTVQLISQLEGSTTDGLAPVGEDFGAYLGVSLSWNLYSGGAVDAAVLEAREAKREAKYSYTELRNSIAREVQQAIVRLSAAREQVRLQRETVELVEENRKLAKSEYEAGSASLVRLNEAQRDLTATYAGLIQALVSYQQARHQLLAAVGRNLEPFSFVDEL
- a CDS encoding autotransporter assembly complex family protein, coding for MFFRVFFSILEKKYFPVRYHSRASRQIFCIIFFIIFPVSVHALSLTVDVRGVSGKEHENIMASMKIALQQENPDLTLRHLRRLHKSAPKEIAKALAPLGYYSVEVQDGGSLSKNERGWHAVYEVNPGPPVHIDQIHIEVTGPGAEEEFFQHLKQKFPLKEGEHLKDAKYEQGKKHILATALSNGYIKAGFTTSKILVHKKEQRAEIELHLATGPLFFFGNTTSVQDIIMPDMLRRYLPYKQGDVYSLKALNQLQSDLYATGYFSQVFVEPQYPGGEDENQEIPIEVELRPGKTNRYSLGIGYGTDTGARGNIGWKNRMINRHGHKPEFNIQLAENGSRANAGYEIPVFDLRYDSVNFDTVFFDETWDDTWTKQLSISSSVNHNAPKHQYGVGLEYLHENYTVGATSGSANLLIPSGYFTFIWAEDRVKTEHGLRLSASLKGGNTNLLSSTSFLQARASGKVILTTPWKDWRLLGRLSVGAIMMESINELPPSLRFYAGGDHSVRGYGYKELGPMDSSGKIVGGQYLTESSIEIERKLTQTWSAAAFYDLGNAYDDIDADLQAGTGIGVRMNLPFGQVRLDVACALSDADYPLRIHLTIGADL
- a CDS encoding L-threonylcarbamoyladenylate synthase; translated protein: MAKRIEINPYNPQPRLISMVVDTLRKGGVVCYPTDTMYGIGCDIFNQKAVKRVHQVKKRPKQKPFSFMCSSLKNISEYAHVGNTSYRLMRKHLPGPYTLVLPGSKLVPKIMLTKQKTVGIRVPDSPICLAVIEEFGNPLLNSSAILEEHVEPVIDAFDVEELFGNDVDLIIDGGEVFPNPSTVISLLTEQPEILREGKGDISPFL
- a CDS encoding ubiquitin-conjugating enzyme E2, producing the protein MASEKDQLVRDFEEINKLLAQYPQIHIEKTEGSPPATYEISYQLKGLTRQKDGRIDQADRHLLRINLPFGYPHFPPTVKPLTPLFHPDIDPDAVRIASHWQQHPSLAQLVLHIGEMICAHQYTLEEPFNQEAADWYSEHTKDFPLDEIQQGDADFQVGELSMEGGEDELSFGLELDIPEQKQEEQQDDFDLNLEIKDTPEEDVNAQLEEVQYHIDRNEVVTASKLLADLSSSSPEAQNLKKTVSTALANRDKLLRKIEELENEDRFADAYKIFKKVQAIAVDTPALSDIGQRLQQSQAMLDAFAQPKQKQKTDEQKSLPTDLPPNQNGGKKKKKTPPPPPNSTQQGAPPKAPKPSRPPIEIPIKPILIGLTLLALGGGATFLYTSEMDKMIEIERKWIEIKYQRPHTPDQFKQKHIQAEQLLITLKSVHLPGLGKEKLETEILDLINSPELKKGESGDKEYKGVPLPAPLIKKLIPIDENIVKAAKAAEKKRFSTALSLYQDALTLAENAKPSPLDPQFEIMSKELDKRTQDIKARLAKVREQKQKEKRLEKRQQAEKKLIQSLLFFEELKKKNNSSEEGLNIYELWKECTKRLMQAEQLLNDNPEINSQKRQEKIKTFLAYSRLYQYLEAARAAYEQGDFAKAIEKYQSALDLLDEERVLFDTFYKEASKIRKTILMLNISIELRKAVEEENQNNLKSALTSYKKILKIIRTSEVEKDDTLKKLERYIRSKIDEQSLKAAKSSNQEWWQKNYERIFTKEFPSIRPSLLSKPRIEFVKIEHGRLLYIIRCSERGIGFELTYQYNLATGKWSPYREKL
- a CDS encoding CooT family nickel-binding protein, with the protein product MCQLNAVMEREGTQETLMEGVTGLEVTQQGIILRTYFEEPMTVAHASIKRIDFLGGSVVLAPDLPDEA
- a CDS encoding KpsF/GutQ family sugar-phosphate isomerase gives rise to the protein MTVEQAREVLTVEAEGITAVRDALGEEFVRAVDLIMGCPTRLVISGIGKSGLVGQKISATLNSTGTPSFFLHPVEAMHGDLGMLSSTDVVLAISYSGETAELNLLLESLKNRSVQIIAMTGNSNSTLAKAAAVTLNVAVPREACPLGLAPTTSTTATLALGDALAVALLQRKQFRAEDFRRNHPGGSLGERLKVAVREVMLSGDKIPMIKKEDSLEQAIAELNTKNIGAVLVIEGNRTLCGIITDGDLRRYLLEERWLKGEAEAGKNRKKLTEVMTKQPITISGELMAADALSLMQSKDITVLAVVGREHEVEGILHLHDLLGKGEFRFLI
- a CDS encoding YhdH/YhfP family quinone oxidoreductase, producing MEEKRFKALVVREDAEKKIHRAVEERVMSELPPGEVLIRVHFSSLNYKDALSANGNRGVTKNYPHTPGIDAAGVVAASTTGQFSLGDEVICMGYDLGMNTPGGFAEYVSVPNDWVLAKPTGLSLYEAMQIGTAGFTAAQCVERLISLGVRPDQGPVLVTGATGGVGSTAVALLSKLGFQVAAVTGKESEHAFLQKLGAQDVLTRKQAIGRANAALLRERWAGVVDTVGGDVLAGAIKATRYGGIVTSCGNAASGDLSLTVYPFILRSVCLIGIDSASCPMIRREEIWQDLADGWRLNILDGLTTRITLDQLTHFVEDMLAGKTTGRIVVDLGGTE